GCTGAGGCCTGACAAACTCACACCAtcctccatcctgcctgggggggggggtcagcaaagacaccccctccccagctcagccctgctgctcaCTCCTTCCCGACCTGCCCTGTCCTTCCTCCCtgcgtcccgtccccccccgacGCTCACGTGGGTCCCCAGCcctgtcgttcccccccccccccagcagtggggtgggggggtggtcccagtgcctgtcaccccccccccccagacacaaCCTggacttgggggggggtggtggtggtcccTGTTCTTTTTGTCCCCCCTCCCAGTGAGGGCTttgttggggggggtccctgggaatAGCAAAGCGCCCCCCCCAAACACGCGCACAcccacacgtgcacacacacacgcacacgcagagctgccccggccccggcgggggggggcgttAAGACTTTGTTAGTGACCatgccggccccccccccccccccccacctgcccgTGCCCCGGGGCCGGAGAGgcggtggggggggacatgggggcggggggggggggcacagccttcctcctcctcctcctccttctcctcctcctgctcctcgcCCCCCCCCTCAGGCTTTCTTGGGTGGGGGGGCCAGTTTGATGATCTCCTCTTCTGAGGGCTGTCGGATGATGTCTGTgagacacggggggggggatgtcagTGGGGgcctctccctgtgtcccccccccccaccaaccaGAGAGACCCTGTCCCTGATGGGGGGGTTCCCTGTCCCAGcgcaggggacagggggtccttgtccctgccctggggtccCTGTCCCTGATGAGGGGGTCTCTGTCCCTGATGAGGGGGGGGtccttgtccctgccctggggacaggggggtccttgtccctgccctggggtccctgtcctggggctggggggggggggggggctcaccctTGTACTTCTTGGCGCTGGGGATGCGGGTGAGCTTGGTGTCCACCTCGTCCTCCTCGGAGATCTTGAGGACCTGGGTGCGGTACTGCACCACCATGGTCAGCAGGTCGGGGCGGCGGGAGATCTCGAAGATGTGCTCGATGTACGACAGGTTGTCTGCGGGGACCGGGACGGGgtcggggacagggacgggggaCGCGTGTCAAGCCACCCGCGCTGCTTTCCAAAGGGTGCccgaggacagggacaggggacgGTGACTGGTACCACAGGGGGAAGACCgggagaagggacaggagctggggacagagaccaggagaggggacaggagctggggaCAAGGAACAGGCAAGattggggagcagggcaggggacaggggacaacaatcccaggggatggggacagaggacAGGAagaagggctgggatggggaccagAGCGGTGGCAGGGTCCAGAGTGGGGACCAAGGCGGGTGACAGAG
The sequence above is a segment of the Numenius arquata chromosome 27, bNumArq3.hap1.1, whole genome shotgun sequence genome. Coding sequences within it:
- the PEA15 gene encoding astrocytic phosphoprotein PEA-15 isoform X2 gives rise to the protein MAEYRSLLEELAQNITAEDLEQLKSACKEDIPSEENNLSYIEHIFEISRRPDLLTMVVQYRTQVLKISEEDEVDTKLTRIPSAKKYKDIIRQPSEEEIIKLAPPPKKA
- the PEA15 gene encoding astrocytic phosphoprotein PEA-15 isoform X1, translating into MAEYRSLLEELAQNITAEDLEQLKSACKEDIPSEESEAIATSHHWFSFLEKHSKLDKDNLSYIEHIFEISRRPDLLTMVVQYRTQVLKISEEDEVDTKLTRIPSAKKYKDIIRQPSEEEIIKLAPPPKKA